The genomic DNA GTAGTGCCACAATTAAAATAAATAGGCCGATAATACTCCAGACACGTGAGATTTGTTTTTTCTCTAAATAATCGACAATCGGATTTAATAAATAATATAAAATCCCCGCCATAATTACTGGTAAGCCGACAACGCCGAAAAACTGCCAGACGGGCTTAAATAAATAAGAAACTTTCGTAAAAGTTAGAATAATTAACAGCACCAATAAGACAATCAGTAAGGCTGTTACTACTTGATTATTTAAAAACCAACGCCAAAACCAAGACAGGCGTTTATCAGTCGTTTGTTTTTTATCCATTGATTCACGCTCCATTTACTAAATAATCAATTGTTGTTCCAATAGTTATCTTTGGTAACTGATGGGGCGTTAAATAAACACCATTCCGGATAACATCATCCTCATCGGTTGGTGCATCAGCAAAGATTAAAGTGCTGTGAGCGATACTTTGCAAGTTACTATTGGCAAAAGAACCCACTTTTGTAATTGTATAGTTTGTATCGCCAATTTTCAGATGATCTCCTTCTGCCAAGGTAACTTGGTCTTTTTCTGGGAATGATTGAATAACTGCATGTTGCTTCAAGGTATCGGTAGCAGTTTCTCCAAAAAGAATAATCATTTTTTCTGAATCATCGATTGCATGTTTGCCTATTTCTGTTACGGTTGCTTGCATCTTCCATCCCACTCCTTCATTATCTTACTTCTATTATTATAGCATAGAATAAAATAGATATTCAGGAAAAAGAAAAGGCGGTGAACAATCGTCAATTGACTTTTGTTCACCGCCTTAAAATAAGTTTTTATTTAAAGAAGTTCATAATATGAGTCCAAATTTTTTCATCAAAGACATCCATTGGATTCCCATTTCCAATCAAACCATAACCAATCATTGTTCCCACAACAAATAAGATAATGACTAACGAAATGACCACTAGAATTTTCAATAATGTTACTAAAATATAACGAAATGAACTCATACGTTTGACTCCTTTAGATTACTGTCGTTGCTTGTTTTTCTTCAATTTTTTCATCATTGACGCGTTCAACGTTCGCGCCTAATTTTTGAAGTTTTTTATGGAACTCATAATAGCCACGATCTAAATATTTCAAATTAGAGACACGTGTAATGCCATTTGCACGTAACCCTACTAAAATCAATGCGGCAGCTGCCCGTAAATCAGTGGCTTCCACTGCTGCTCCTTGTAACTCGTTGCCACCATTAATAATCGCAATGTTGCCGTCAATTTTTAAGTCAGCGTTCATTCGACGCATTTCCTCTAAGTGTTGGTAACGATTTTCAAAGACTGTTTCTGTCACGATGCTTGTTCCTTCAGCAAACATTTGGATCGCTGTCATTTGTGCTTGCATGTCTGTTGGGAAACCAGGATGCGGCATTGTCTTAACATCTGTTGGTTTTAGATGTTTTGGTCCAATTACACGGATGCCGTTTTCTTCTTCTTCAATGATTGCACCCATTTCAGTTAATTTAGAAATTAGCGGACGATTATGTTCAGAAATTGCTTCTTCAATTAAAACATTGCCCTCAGTCATTGCTGCAGCTACCATGAACGTACCTGCTTCAATTCGATCTTGAACGATTGAATGCTCTACGGCATGTAATTTATCGACGCCTTCGATACGCATCGTTTCTGTCCCAGCACCGATAACATTGGCACCCATTTTGTTTAAAATGTTTGCTAAGTCAACGATTTCAGGTTCACGAGCAACGTTTTCAATGATGGTTGTTCCTTTCGCACGAACAGCAGCCATCATAATATTTTGCGTAGCGCCGACACTTGGGAAGTCTAAGTAAATAGTGTTACCGATTAGTTCATCCGCAATTGCTTCAATGTAACCATTTTTTTGGATGATTTTTGCACCTAATGCTTGGAAGCCTTTTAAGTGTAAGTCAATTGGTCGTTTGCCAATGGCACAGCCACCTGGCATTGCCACTTTGGCATGACCATTACGAGCCAATAAAGGTCCCATTACAACGATAGAAGCACGCATTTTACTAACGTACTCATAGTTTGCTTCGATCCCTAAAGGTTGTGTTGCGTCTATTGTTACTTCATTCGCGTCTTCATCAAAATCAATGGCTACATTCAAATGCTTAATTACTTGATTCATTGTAAATACATCAGATAAAATTGGTACATTTTTTAAAGTAGTAACGCCTTCTTCAGCTAAAAGAGTAGCTGCTAAAATTGGTAAAACAGCGTTTTTGGCGCCTTCAATTTTTACAGTTCCTTCTAATTTTGTATTACCACCATGAACAATAATTTGTTCCATTTTGTTCCCCCCAAAAAAATGAGAATAGGTATTCCTATTCAAAATCTTTACTATTATACCATTATTCAACTAAAAATTGTACCTTTTTTTATTTTTCAATTTTTAAGGAAAATACACAATGAAAAGATTTCGACAAAGCGCAATCAATTCTAAAGCAAACGAGCTAACTGTGTATCCGATAGCGATGGCGAAAAATACCATCAGCATTCTAATTTGCGGTGTAAATTGGGTTTTGAAAAATTGCTCAATACGCAATGATTGCAACGCCCAAAAACTTATGTAAATGAACATAAGATGACTAACGATTCGAACAATAGCATCTACTCCATAGTATTGCATAAGGAGCCTCCTTTTTTCTAACGTAGGAACATTTTATCACAAAATAATAAAAACCGATAATTAATCCACTTGAAATGCCAAAATTTGACACTATTTATTAAAAAATACGAAGAAATAGAGTTTAAGGCACCTGACTCAATAGCAAGCGCCTTAAACTCTACAAAAGTGACTGAATCCTTCAGCCTTTTTTACCCATGTTTCGATACGTTGATCCGGTTGATTGCACGATGCAAAGCAACAGTCGCACGACGTAGTTGATCGCGGTCGTCTTTTGCTTTGGCTTCTTCAATTAAACGTTCTGCTCGTTGTTTTGCTCGTTCAGCACGAGGTACATCGATATCTCGTTCACGTTCGGCACTATCGGCAATAATAGAAACGACATTATCACGGACTTCCATGATACCACCATTTACAGCTACCCAGTCAACATGTGTATCTGAATCGGTCCGTTTGATGCGGACTTCATCAATCGCTAGCGGAACGATGATTGGCGCATGTTTTGGTAAAATACCAATTTCACCATCTGTTGTTTTCGCCACAACGATTTTTGCATGGTGGTCATAAACTAGACCATTAGGCGTTACTACATTCACAGTAAGACTATCCATTGTGTTTGCCGCCTTTCTAGTAGTTTAATTGTTTCGCTTTTTCGATGGCATCTTCAATTTTACCGACACTCCGGAAGGCTTCTTCTGGCAGATTGTCATGTTTACCTTCAAGAATTTCTTTAAAGCCACGAACTGTTTCCGCAACTGGTACATAAGAACCAGGTTGACCTGTAAATTGTTCAGCAACGTTAAAGTTTTGAGATAAGAAGAATTGAACACGGCGTGCGCGACCAACAAGTACTTTTTCGTCATCTGATAATTCGTCCATCCCT from Enterococcus faecalis includes the following:
- a CDS encoding PTS glucitol/sorbitol transporter subunit IIA: MQATVTEIGKHAIDDSEKMIILFGETATDTLKQHAVIQSFPEKDQVTLAEGDHLKIGDTNYTITKVGSFANSNLQSIAHSTLIFADAPTDEDDVIRNGVYLTPHQLPKITIGTTIDYLVNGA
- a CDS encoding DNA-directed RNA polymerase subunit beta yields the protein MSSFRYILVTLLKILVVISLVIILFVVGTMIGYGLIGNGNPMDVFDEKIWTHIMNFFK
- the murA gene encoding UDP-N-acetylglucosamine 1-carboxyvinyltransferase, whose amino-acid sequence is MEQIIVHGGNTKLEGTVKIEGAKNAVLPILAATLLAEEGVTTLKNVPILSDVFTMNQVIKHLNVAIDFDEDANEVTIDATQPLGIEANYEYVSKMRASIVVMGPLLARNGHAKVAMPGGCAIGKRPIDLHLKGFQALGAKIIQKNGYIEAIADELIGNTIYLDFPSVGATQNIMMAAVRAKGTTIIENVAREPEIVDLANILNKMGANVIGAGTETMRIEGVDKLHAVEHSIVQDRIEAGTFMVAAAMTEGNVLIEEAISEHNRPLISKLTEMGAIIEEEENGIRVIGPKHLKPTDVKTMPHPGFPTDMQAQMTAIQMFAEGTSIVTETVFENRYQHLEEMRRMNADLKIDGNIAIINGGNELQGAAVEATDLRAAAALILVGLRANGITRVSNLKYLDRGYYEFHKKLQKLGANVERVNDEKIEEKQATTVI
- a CDS encoding DUF1146 family protein; its protein translation is MQYYGVDAIVRIVSHLMFIYISFWALQSLRIEQFFKTQFTPQIRMLMVFFAIAIGYTVSSFALELIALCRNLFIVYFP
- a CDS encoding F0F1 ATP synthase subunit epsilon, coding for MDSLTVNVVTPNGLVYDHHAKIVVAKTTDGEIGILPKHAPIIVPLAIDEVRIKRTDSDTHVDWVAVNGGIMEVRDNVVSIIADSAERERDIDVPRAERAKQRAERLIEEAKAKDDRDQLRRATVALHRAINRINVSKHG